A stretch of the Aminipila terrae genome encodes the following:
- a CDS encoding YigZ family protein produces the protein MILFNTIQKQGQAEQIIEKSRFIAYASPVSSREEADSFISGIKARHKDATHNVPAMVIGDKFQIQWASDDGEPQGTSGAPVVQMLVKEGLTNLAVVVTRYFGGIKLGTGGLVRAYTGSAKLAIERAGICAVKDMYVFTVKLDYTYFNKLQNLSQSGTFGINEIVYEDSVKLFLSVEPEKKEELRQVVANVTNGTGIILEERIDQIRVPVLD, from the coding sequence ATGATACTTTTTAATACAATACAAAAACAGGGTCAGGCAGAGCAAATCATTGAAAAATCAAGATTTATAGCATATGCCTCTCCTGTCAGCTCCCGAGAAGAGGCGGATTCATTTATTTCAGGGATTAAAGCACGTCACAAGGACGCTACACATAATGTACCGGCAATGGTTATAGGGGATAAATTTCAGATTCAATGGGCCAGTGATGATGGAGAACCTCAGGGAACCTCTGGGGCTCCCGTTGTTCAGATGTTAGTAAAGGAAGGCCTGACCAATCTGGCAGTAGTGGTAACCAGGTATTTTGGCGGTATTAAATTAGGAACAGGTGGGCTGGTAAGGGCATATACAGGTTCTGCAAAGCTGGCAATTGAGCGGGCTGGAATCTGCGCTGTAAAGGATATGTATGTTTTTACTGTAAAATTAGACTATACATATTTTAATAAATTGCAGAATTTATCTCAATCTGGTACATTTGGAATAAATGAAATTGTTTATGAAGATTCTGTTAAGTTATTTTTATCGGTAGAACCAGAGAAAAAAGAAGAATTAAGACAAGTAGTAGCAAATGTAACTAACGGTACTGGAATTATCCTGGAAGAGAGGATTGACCAAATCAGGGTACCTGTATTGGACTAA
- a CDS encoding thymidine kinase has product MAQLYYRYSTMNAGKSIELIKVAYNYEERGKRVLTLVPSVDDRYGAGVITSRVGIQREAIIVADDTNILELFLSENAKEKIDCVLVDECQFLKKHHVQELVEIVDSCDVPVLAYGLKNDFRNELFEGSYYMLVYADKIEEIKTICWCGRKATMVARVVDGKFVKQGEQVVVGGNDMYVSLCRKHYNDGRLEP; this is encoded by the coding sequence GTGGCACAGCTTTATTACAGATATAGTACAATGAATGCGGGTAAGTCAATTGAACTGATAAAAGTTGCATACAATTATGAAGAAAGAGGCAAGCGGGTTTTAACTTTAGTTCCAAGTGTTGATGACCGCTATGGGGCCGGAGTCATTACTTCAAGGGTAGGTATACAGCGGGAAGCCATAATTGTTGCAGACGATACAAATATTCTGGAATTGTTTTTATCTGAAAATGCTAAAGAAAAAATAGATTGTGTACTGGTGGATGAATGTCAGTTTTTAAAGAAACACCATGTCCAGGAACTGGTGGAGATTGTAGACAGCTGTGATGTTCCGGTGTTGGCCTATGGCTTAAAAAATGATTTTAGAAATGAGCTATTTGAAGGCTCATACTATATGTTAGTCTATGCAGATAAAATAGAAGAAATTAAGACCATATGCTGGTGCGGCCGAAAAGCAACAATGGTTGCAAGGGTTGTGGATGGAAAGTTTGTGAAACAGGGAGAGCAAGTGGTTGTAGGAGGAAACGACATGTACGTATCACTTTGCAGAAAACATTATAACGACGGAAGATTAGAGCCTTAG
- a CDS encoding TIGR01212 family radical SAM protein (This family includes YhcC from E. coli K-12, an uncharacterized radical SAM protein.), which yields MNTIQCNAENPINSIGLYLKNYFGKKTVKLSLDGGFTCPNRDGSKGVGGCIFCSADGSGDFASNIPGQIKLLSDKWPDSNHLAYFQNHTNTYASVSELRQKYYAVLNNPEISGIAIATRPDCFSEEIYELLDEINKKTFLWVELGLQTIHQETAELINRCYPLKVYDEAVKRLKELNIRTVVHLIFGLPGESKQDMLDSVRYVCKDKIFGLKIHMLNVVKGSQMEKLYPDYVSFCSIEEYVSLVVDALEIIPADITIHRMSADAPRPILISPDWSYKKRTILNGIHKELKSRNSWQGKKCL from the coding sequence ATGAATACGATTCAATGTAATGCTGAAAACCCAATAAACAGCATCGGCTTATATTTAAAAAATTATTTTGGTAAAAAAACAGTTAAACTTTCTCTGGATGGTGGTTTTACCTGTCCTAACAGAGATGGCAGTAAAGGGGTCGGTGGATGCATATTCTGCTCTGCTGACGGGTCTGGAGATTTTGCAAGCAATATTCCCGGGCAGATAAAGCTGCTTTCTGATAAATGGCCTGACAGTAATCATTTAGCCTATTTTCAGAACCATACCAATACTTATGCCTCTGTTTCAGAGCTTCGGCAAAAATATTATGCTGTTTTGAATAATCCTGAAATTTCAGGTATTGCGATTGCCACACGCCCAGATTGTTTCTCTGAGGAAATATATGAACTGCTTGATGAAATAAACAAAAAAACATTTTTATGGGTAGAACTGGGGCTTCAGACCATTCATCAGGAAACAGCAGAATTAATTAATCGATGTTACCCCTTAAAAGTTTATGATGAGGCCGTAAAAAGATTAAAAGAACTGAATATACGAACTGTGGTACATCTTATCTTTGGTCTCCCCGGTGAATCAAAACAAGATATGCTTGATTCCGTCCGATACGTTTGTAAAGATAAAATATTTGGTTTAAAAATACATATGCTCAATGTGGTGAAGGGTTCACAAATGGAAAAACTATATCCGGACTACGTCTCCTTCTGCAGCATAGAAGAATATGTCAGTTTAGTGGTAGATGCATTGGAAATAATACCTGCGGATATCACAATTCATCGTATGAGCGCTGATGCACCAAGACCCATACTAATCTCCCCGGACTGGAGTTATAAAAAACGAACCATTTTAAATGGTATACACAAAGAGTTAAAGAGCAGGAACAGCTGGCAGGGGAAAAAATGTCTATAA
- a CDS encoding primosomal protein N' family DNA-binding protein, producing MKYVNVAIDNNNDNTDNLYTYGSDFEDIKVGSKVLVPFAKGNRLKTAYVFDVMDSVREEIKGLKYIESVDPEISLSAEMIDTCRWMRKRYLCRYIDGISCFTPAGSPSKRGKKRVPYQDMEGETNQIKQLTAEQDNAIQVITPYVKNQQHDIFLIHGVTGSGKTEIYIRLITSVLESGRNAIVMVPEISLTTQVIERFIGRFGQEK from the coding sequence ATGAAATACGTAAATGTTGCTATAGACAATAACAATGATAATACAGACAATTTATACACTTATGGCTCGGATTTCGAAGATATTAAAGTTGGAAGCAAGGTATTAGTACCATTTGCCAAGGGCAACAGACTTAAAACGGCATATGTTTTTGATGTGATGGATTCAGTCAGGGAAGAAATAAAAGGACTTAAATATATAGAAAGTGTTGATCCTGAAATTTCTCTTTCTGCAGAAATGATAGATACCTGCAGATGGATGAGAAAAAGGTACTTATGCAGGTATATAGATGGAATTAGTTGCTTTACTCCTGCAGGCAGTCCATCGAAGCGGGGGAAAAAGAGAGTACCTTATCAGGATATGGAAGGAGAAACCAACCAGATAAAGCAGCTTACTGCAGAGCAGGACAATGCTATCCAAGTAATTACTCCATATGTGAAGAATCAGCAGCATGATATATTTTTAATACATGGGGTCACAGGAAGTGGAAAAACAGAGATTTACATCAGGCTGATTACTTCTGTACTGGAAAGTGGAAGAAATGCTATTGTGATGGTGCCAGAGATATCTCTTACAACCCAGGTTATTGAAAGATTTATAGGAAGATTTGGGCAGGAAAAATAG
- the priA gene encoding replication restart helicase PriA, translating to MGERYDEWTRIRNGQVRIVIGARSAVFAPLEDIGIIIMDEEHESTYKSDMSPKYDTVEVAIKRAKTFNGLIILGSATPSVVSTYRSEQGIYKRIELKERYNQIALPKIEIVDMREELKLGNKSIFSRLLYDEMQKCLEEKQQVILFLNRRGYSTFVSCRECGYVMKCPECGISLTYHKAENAAVCHYCGKMEPLPKMCPECGSKYIRHFGTGTEKVEELTSSMFPDYPIARLDLDTIKLKGSVDKIINDFRKEKTRILIGTQLVAKGLDFKNVGLVGIISADVILNIPDYRSAETTFQLVTQAAGRAGRGHKEGKVVIQTYNSDHYSIQASSEQNYKAFYDTELLLRRSLMYPPFSDIVQVIVIAKDEQVCKDGAQNVMEAVRGHLGKEFQNNIFEPQPLLINSRKEHYRYYILIKCPKGKRGKCLSAVEKVKKHINTGKKYQYSVSVDVNPY from the coding sequence CTGGGAGAAAGATATGATGAGTGGACACGAATCAGGAATGGACAAGTGCGAATAGTTATAGGCGCCAGATCAGCGGTATTTGCTCCTTTAGAAGATATAGGCATCATTATAATGGATGAAGAACATGAATCTACCTATAAGTCTGACATGTCACCTAAATATGACACAGTGGAAGTTGCCATAAAAAGAGCAAAGACCTTTAATGGTCTGATTATATTAGGAAGTGCAACTCCGTCGGTTGTATCCACATACAGGTCTGAACAGGGAATATATAAAAGAATTGAATTAAAAGAGCGTTATAACCAGATTGCTTTGCCCAAAATAGAAATAGTTGATATGAGAGAAGAGTTGAAGCTGGGAAATAAGTCCATTTTCAGCAGATTATTATATGATGAAATGCAGAAATGTCTGGAAGAAAAGCAGCAGGTAATCTTATTTCTTAACAGAAGAGGGTACTCAACTTTTGTATCCTGCAGAGAATGTGGTTATGTGATGAAATGTCCGGAATGTGGGATTTCACTGACTTATCATAAAGCAGAAAATGCAGCGGTTTGTCACTACTGCGGAAAAATGGAACCACTTCCTAAAATGTGTCCTGAGTGTGGCAGTAAATACATAAGGCATTTTGGCACAGGAACAGAAAAAGTGGAGGAACTTACCTCCAGCATGTTTCCAGATTATCCTATAGCAAGGCTGGATTTAGATACCATAAAGCTAAAGGGAAGTGTGGATAAAATAATAAATGATTTCAGAAAAGAAAAAACCAGAATTCTTATAGGAACTCAGTTAGTCGCAAAAGGACTGGACTTTAAAAATGTTGGACTGGTAGGGATTATTTCGGCTGATGTAATATTGAATATTCCGGATTATCGTTCAGCAGAGACTACTTTTCAGCTGGTAACCCAGGCCGCCGGGAGAGCAGGCAGAGGTCATAAAGAGGGAAAGGTTGTTATCCAGACTTATAATTCAGATCATTACAGCATCCAGGCTTCTTCAGAGCAAAATTATAAAGCTTTTTATGATACTGAACTTTTATTAAGGAGAAGCCTGATGTACCCACCTTTCAGCGACATTGTACAGGTCATCGTAATCGCTAAAGATGAACAGGTGTGTAAAGATGGGGCACAAAATGTAATGGAAGCAGTCCGGGGACATTTAGGTAAAGAATTTCAAAATAATATATTTGAACCCCAGCCACTGTTAATAAACAGCAGGAAAGAACATTACCGGTATTATATTTTAATAAAATGCCCCAAGGGTAAGCGGGGAAAATGTTTATCTGCAGTAGAAAAAGTAAAAAAACATATTAATACTGGGAAAAAATATCAATATTCTGTCTCAGTAGATGTAAATCCATATTAA
- the def gene encoding peptide deformylase, which yields MALRNIIVEGDEILRKKCREVTEIDDRIRIILDDMLETMRAHNGVGIAAPQVGIMRRMFLIEVEEGDVIEMINPEIIETRGSAWEDEGCLSVPGMIGTVERPEYIKIRGLDRFGNPVVHEAEGFKAVAFCHENDHLDGILYIDKAKDIRDADEE from the coding sequence ATGGCTTTAAGAAATATTATAGTTGAAGGCGACGAAATTTTAAGAAAAAAATGCCGTGAAGTTACAGAAATAGATGATAGAATAAGAATTATTTTAGATGATATGCTTGAAACAATGAGAGCACATAATGGTGTTGGAATTGCAGCGCCACAGGTAGGCATCATGAGAAGGATGTTTCTTATTGAGGTTGAAGAAGGCGATGTAATAGAAATGATAAATCCTGAGATAATAGAAACGAGAGGGTCTGCCTGGGAAGATGAAGGCTGTCTGAGCGTACCAGGGATGATTGGTACGGTGGAACGCCCTGAATATATAAAAATCAGAGGGCTGGACCGGTTTGGAAATCCAGTGGTTCACGAAGCAGAAGGCTTTAAAGCTGTTGCTTTCTGCCATGAGAACGACCATCTGGATGGTATTTTGTATATTGACAAAGCAAAGGATATAAGGGATGCAGATGAAGAATAA
- a CDS encoding methionyl-tRNA formyltransferase, translated as MKNKLKTIYMGTPEFAVPGLEALYNSGHEIGYVVTQPDKARDRGKKVQFTAVKEKAVQLGLSVLQPEKIKGNEEFFKILKAYNPDLIVVAAYGKLLPPEIIHLPRLGCVNIHASLLPRWRGAAPMQRAIMAGDEYTGVTLMYMAEGLDTGDMIAKKTTPILRKTAAELHDEIAELGEVCFPNSFQIWSQGILSEKNKRIAYLLMLQ; from the coding sequence ATGAAGAATAAATTGAAAACAATTTATATGGGAACTCCTGAATTTGCAGTGCCTGGCTTAGAAGCTTTATATAACAGCGGGCATGAAATAGGATACGTTGTGACTCAGCCAGATAAAGCCAGAGACAGGGGAAAAAAGGTTCAGTTTACAGCGGTGAAGGAAAAAGCTGTGCAATTAGGACTTTCAGTGCTGCAGCCAGAAAAAATAAAGGGAAATGAAGAATTTTTTAAAATCCTGAAGGCGTATAATCCGGATTTAATTGTAGTGGCTGCTTACGGAAAGCTTCTGCCTCCTGAGATTATTCACCTGCCAAGGCTTGGGTGCGTAAATATACATGCATCCCTGCTTCCTCGTTGGAGGGGTGCGGCACCAATGCAAAGAGCAATTATGGCAGGGGATGAATATACAGGGGTTACGCTCATGTACATGGCGGAAGGTCTTGACACAGGAGATATGATTGCAAAAAAAACTACTCCAATCCTCAGAAAAACTGCTGCAGAGCTTCATGATGAAATAGCAGAGCTGGGGGAAGTCTGCTTTCCGAACAGCTTCCAAATCTGGAGTCAGGGCATATTGTCAGAGAAAAACAAGAGGATAGCCTATCTACTTATGCTGCAATGA
- a CDS encoding methionyl-tRNA formyltransferase: MIFKKDGEIDFSRKPEEIERLIRGLDSWPGAYSYYKGQLIKIWGAEILDKSCQAPDGTIVSVSDKGIDVSAGGSMLRITIIQMPGKKRMAVSDYLKGNKIYIGELFEKAD; this comes from the coding sequence ATGATTTTTAAGAAGGATGGAGAAATTGATTTTTCCAGGAAACCAGAGGAAATCGAAAGGCTTATCAGGGGACTGGATTCCTGGCCTGGTGCATACAGTTATTATAAAGGACAGCTTATAAAAATATGGGGAGCAGAGATACTGGATAAATCCTGCCAAGCTCCTGATGGAACTATTGTAAGCGTATCTGATAAAGGCATAGACGTATCTGCAGGGGGCAGTATGTTACGTATAACAATCATTCAGATGCCAGGAAAAAAGAGAATGGCAGTTTCAGATTATTTGAAAGGAAATAAAATTTATATTGGGGAATTATTTGAGAAAGCAGATTAG
- a CDS encoding zinc metallopeptidase, with protein MWYFDSTIVLLIPAMIFAMFAQGSVRSAYRKFADIRNRRNITGAQAARMILDNNGLQDVSIEMVNGTLSDHYDPRTRVLRLSPRVYNEPSIASVSIAAHESGHAIQHAEFYVPLKLRNTIVPVANFASMLSWPLMIIGILIANGGNYVKGNFIMDIGILFFASVVLFHAVTLPVEFNASSRAVRQMESLGIVYDEEKSGAKKVLSAAAMTYVAALATSVANLLRLLMLRERN; from the coding sequence ATGTGGTATTTTGATTCGACTATCGTTTTACTGATACCGGCAATGATATTTGCTATGTTTGCTCAAGGCAGTGTAAGATCTGCCTATAGAAAATTTGCAGATATCCGAAACAGAAGGAATATAACAGGTGCGCAGGCAGCACGGATGATTCTGGATAATAATGGACTTCAGGACGTAAGCATTGAAATGGTAAATGGGACTCTTTCAGATCATTATGATCCAAGAACAAGGGTCTTGAGATTATCTCCAAGGGTTTACAATGAACCGTCTATTGCTTCCGTAAGTATTGCAGCCCATGAATCTGGTCACGCCATTCAGCATGCTGAATTTTACGTACCACTCAAGCTTCGTAATACCATTGTTCCTGTAGCTAATTTCGCTTCTATGCTATCATGGCCGTTGATGATTATTGGTATCCTGATAGCTAATGGAGGCAATTATGTGAAAGGCAATTTTATAATGGATATTGGTATATTGTTTTTTGCTTCCGTTGTTTTATTTCATGCTGTTACATTACCAGTTGAGTTTAATGCAAGCAGCAGAGCAGTAAGACAAATGGAAAGTTTAGGAATTGTGTACGATGAGGAAAAGTCTGGTGCTAAAAAAGTATTGTCTGCCGCTGCAATGACTTACGTTGCTGCTCTCGCTACATCAGTTGCAAACTTATTAAGATTACTCATGTTAAGAGAAAGGAATTAA
- the rsmB gene encoding 16S rRNA (cytosine(967)-C(5))-methyltransferase RsmB encodes MDANRKTAYYALMDVESRKSYSNIALNHQIICGRPSSPSFVRGLVYGVLENKMLLDHIIGHFITNDIEKLKTSDLVVLRMGIYQLGYMKSVPEYAAVNESVVLAKKFCRGREGFINGVLRAYIRNKHSVKLPDRSIDLIKYLSIKYSCSEWIVEMWIDQYGVDTTEEILKNSQGNPGLCIRVNTLKTGKEDLIRRLTERSFEVKESQVCDSGLLVTKGNGILEDQLYKSGLFSVQDESSMKTIEILDPQPGEMIVDVCAAPGGKTLAAAERMSNRGQIIATDIYLRKLALVNKEASRLGVSIVKTWPWDATKVDSELLEKADRVIADVPCSGLGVIRRKPEIKYKKKLSEFNSLPVKQLEILSVASKYVKRGGVLQYSTCTINKQENQNVIKEFLRKNKNFSIVEERQFMPHIDLTDGFYVCKMVRSDSLI; translated from the coding sequence ATGGATGCAAACCGAAAAACTGCTTATTATGCATTAATGGATGTAGAGTCCAGAAAGTCTTATTCTAATATTGCACTTAATCATCAGATTATTTGTGGGAGACCAAGTTCCCCTTCTTTTGTGAGAGGGCTGGTTTATGGGGTTCTGGAAAATAAAATGCTGCTGGATCATATCATAGGACATTTTATTACCAATGATATTGAAAAACTTAAGACCAGTGATTTGGTAGTCCTTAGAATGGGGATTTATCAGCTTGGATATATGAAATCCGTTCCTGAATATGCAGCAGTAAATGAAAGTGTCGTACTGGCAAAAAAGTTCTGCAGAGGCAGAGAGGGCTTTATAAACGGAGTATTACGTGCTTATATCAGGAATAAGCATTCTGTTAAACTTCCTGACCGAAGCATTGATCTGATAAAATATTTATCCATTAAGTATTCTTGCTCTGAATGGATTGTAGAAATGTGGATTGATCAGTATGGAGTGGATACAACGGAAGAAATATTGAAGAATTCTCAGGGAAATCCAGGTTTATGTATCAGAGTTAATACCTTGAAAACAGGGAAAGAAGATTTAATAAGAAGACTAACGGAAAGAAGTTTTGAAGTAAAAGAAAGTCAGGTCTGTGACAGCGGATTACTGGTGACAAAAGGAAATGGGATATTAGAGGATCAGCTGTATAAAAGTGGATTATTTTCTGTTCAGGATGAAAGCTCCATGAAGACCATAGAAATATTAGATCCACAGCCAGGTGAAATGATTGTTGATGTCTGTGCAGCACCGGGAGGAAAAACTCTGGCTGCAGCAGAAAGAATGAGCAACCGGGGCCAGATTATTGCTACTGATATTTATTTGAGAAAGCTGGCACTGGTAAATAAAGAAGCTTCAAGATTAGGTGTTTCCATTGTAAAAACATGGCCTTGGGATGCTACAAAAGTGGATTCAGAGCTTTTGGAAAAAGCGGACCGGGTTATTGCCGATGTACCTTGTTCTGGTCTTGGGGTAATCCGAAGAAAACCAGAGATAAAATATAAAAAGAAGCTTAGTGAATTTAACAGCTTACCAGTAAAACAATTAGAAATTCTTTCTGTTGCTTCAAAATATGTAAAAAGAGGAGGAGTCCTTCAATACAGTACTTGTACAATTAATAAACAGGAAAATCAGAATGTAATAAAAGAATTTTTAAGAAAGAACAAAAATTTTAGTATTGTTGAAGAACGCCAGTTTATGCCCCATATAGATCTGACAGATGGTTTTTATGTGTGCAAAATGGTTAGAAGTGACAGCTTAATTTAG
- a CDS encoding Stp1/IreP family PP2C-type Ser/Thr phosphatase, which translates to MVQVGFKSDRGLKRKNNEDSCFVIPEDKIYIVADGVGGSNSGEVASRSAVSFVADYVKKNPVKLVKGREEIKNYFIKCIEEANTLICNLSSENTENKGMATTLVLAYVIRRKAYIVNIGDSRAYLMRNGNLIQITEDHTYVNTLIRSGALTEDAARNHSKRHIITRALGGDDTVEPDIFEVKLMKDDILLLCTDGLHGEVEDSRICEILTSGQQMSELCNQLITRANRSGGNDNITVVCVKM; encoded by the coding sequence ATGGTTCAAGTGGGTTTTAAGAGTGACCGGGGACTGAAAAGAAAAAATAATGAGGATTCTTGCTTTGTAATACCTGAAGACAAGATTTATATTGTTGCTGATGGCGTAGGCGGCAGCAATTCAGGGGAAGTAGCAAGCCGAAGTGCGGTAAGCTTTGTGGCGGACTATGTAAAGAAGAATCCTGTTAAATTAGTTAAAGGCCGGGAAGAAATAAAGAATTATTTTATTAAATGTATAGAGGAAGCCAACACTTTAATCTGTAATTTATCTAGTGAAAATACAGAAAATAAAGGAATGGCCACAACCTTAGTTTTGGCGTATGTAATCAGGCGAAAAGCCTATATAGTCAATATAGGTGATAGCAGGGCATATTTAATGAGAAACGGTAATCTGATACAGATTACCGAGGATCATACATACGTTAACACTTTAATTAGGTCTGGAGCCCTTACCGAGGACGCAGCTAGAAATCATTCCAAAAGACATATTATTACAAGAGCACTTGGTGGAGATGATACAGTAGAACCAGATATTTTTGAAGTAAAGCTTATGAAAGATGATATTTTGCTGTTATGCACAGATGGGCTTCATGGAGAGGTGGAGGATAGCAGAATTTGCGAAATCCTTACATCAGGGCAGCAGATGTCAGAATTATGTAATCAACTCATAACAAGAGCAAACCGCTCAGGCGGAAATGATAATATCACAGTAGTCTGTGTAAAGATGTAA
- a CDS encoding PASTA domain-containing protein, protein MGKKDKKKNGKKKIRLNKVKVTAIVIALICAIPVSGLIYHLVSNFGAASEITVPDVSGKTVKEATTTLEKLGLTLEEGDEVYDNEFDKGQIVSQTPEADSKVKKGKIVTVNISKGAKEGTVPNLVGKSYEDAVYMIGKYGYKVGDVTIGESDMPKDTVISQTPEAGKDSKPGKAISFVVSQGGEEGKVTMPKLLGLTLDKAKAQLKASGLEAGTVEEGTSDAYSKGQIMWQQVGAGESVDKGSTVNLKVSTGTESSGPKSVALDIDYSQAKNLVFFLTVTVSDASGTTNIFTREQRLKEDGSEVVSLTGTGQGTVTVLFDNDVVMKKNVNFDTGEIN, encoded by the coding sequence ATGGGAAAAAAAGATAAAAAGAAGAATGGAAAAAAGAAAATCCGGCTAAATAAAGTAAAAGTTACAGCTATAGTTATTGCCCTTATCTGTGCAATCCCAGTAAGCGGATTAATTTACCATCTGGTTTCAAATTTTGGTGCAGCAAGTGAAATAACGGTTCCTGATGTATCAGGTAAGACGGTTAAAGAAGCCACAACGACCCTGGAAAAATTAGGATTAACCCTGGAAGAGGGAGATGAGGTCTATGATAATGAATTCGATAAAGGCCAGATTGTATCCCAGACTCCTGAAGCAGATTCAAAGGTTAAAAAGGGAAAAATAGTAACGGTAAACATTAGCAAGGGTGCTAAAGAGGGTACGGTTCCTAACCTGGTCGGGAAGTCTTATGAAGATGCAGTATATATGATTGGAAAATATGGCTATAAGGTTGGAGATGTAACAATCGGGGAAAGTGATATGCCAAAAGATACGGTTATCAGCCAGACCCCGGAGGCAGGAAAAGATTCAAAGCCAGGGAAGGCCATCAGTTTTGTAGTCAGCCAGGGGGGAGAAGAAGGTAAAGTCACCATGCCAAAACTGCTGGGACTGACCCTGGATAAGGCAAAGGCACAACTGAAAGCGTCTGGATTGGAAGCAGGTACTGTAGAAGAAGGTACCAGTGATGCTTACAGTAAAGGTCAGATTATGTGGCAGCAGGTAGGTGCAGGAGAATCAGTAGATAAAGGTTCTACTGTTAATCTAAAGGTAAGTACAGGAACAGAATCATCTGGTCCAAAGTCAGTAGCTCTTGATATTGATTACAGTCAGGCGAAGAATTTAGTGTTCTTCTTAACGGTTACAGTTTCAGATGCATCAGGCACAACAAATATATTTACCAGAGAACAAAGGCTAAAGGAAGATGGCAGTGAAGTAGTTTCTTTAACAGGAACCGGACAGGGAACTGTTACTGTATTGTTTGACAACGATGTAGTCATGAAGAAGAATGTAAACTTCGATACTGGAGAAATTAATTAA
- the rsgA gene encoding ribosome small subunit-dependent GTPase A has protein sequence MEGIVVKGIAGFYYVKAKDSVYQCKARGIFKKDGIKVAVGDIVEIQLNEGSDALITEIKQRKNFFIRPPIVNVDCFAVVFAIVNPEPNFAIIDRFLVMAEKSNMDIILCVNKVDLAEQAQVDKLKQIYESIYPMVFLSGKTGQGIEELKTLLQGKKCALAGPSGVGKSTILNALEPMVSVETGEISEKTKRGKHTTRHVEIFDTAFGAMIFDTPGFTSFEVLDADEEELALLYPEMQEYLGQCRYDNCRHIKEPDCCIREAVAEGKISKSRYNSYVEQIKEIREKSRKW, from the coding sequence ATGGAAGGAATAGTAGTAAAAGGAATCGCTGGGTTTTATTATGTAAAAGCCAAGGATTCTGTTTATCAGTGTAAGGCCAGAGGCATCTTTAAGAAAGATGGGATAAAAGTTGCAGTAGGCGATATTGTGGAAATCCAGTTGAATGAGGGCAGTGATGCCCTCATTACTGAAATTAAGCAGAGAAAGAATTTTTTCATCAGACCTCCTATTGTAAATGTAGACTGCTTTGCTGTTGTTTTTGCCATAGTAAATCCTGAACCAAATTTCGCTATCATCGACAGATTTTTAGTTATGGCAGAAAAAAGTAATATGGACATTATATTATGTGTAAACAAAGTAGATTTAGCAGAACAGGCCCAGGTGGATAAACTGAAACAAATCTATGAAAGTATTTATCCAATGGTATTTCTCAGTGGCAAAACCGGACAGGGAATTGAAGAATTGAAGACGCTGCTTCAGGGGAAAAAGTGTGCCCTGGCAGGACCATCTGGTGTGGGAAAATCAACGATTTTAAACGCTCTTGAACCTATGGTATCTGTGGAAACAGGAGAAATAAGCGAGAAAACCAAGAGAGGCAAACATACCACCAGACATGTGGAAATTTTTGATACAGCTTTTGGGGCAATGATTTTTGATACCCCTGGGTTTACTTCTTTTGAAGTCTTAGACGCAGATGAAGAGGAACTGGCACTTTTATATCCTGAAATGCAGGAATACCTGGGCCAGTGCAGATATGACAACTGCAGGCATATAAAGGAGCCAGACTGTTGTATAAGGGAAGCTGTAGCAGAGGGAAAAATAAGTAAAAGCAGATATAACTCATATGTAGAGCAGATAAAAGAAATAAGGGAGAAAAGTAGAAAATGGTAA